The genomic interval TCCGCCGGGCGAGGTCCCCACCAGTACGTCCTCCAGGGAGGTCTGGGCCTGCCGCCGGTGCCGCGCGCCGTAGTACCCGGCGCGGCCGCGGGCGGCGAGCGCGGCGGCGAGGAGCATCTGGCGTGCCGCGGACCGCAGTCGCTCCTGCGCGGTCCAGGAGGCTGCGCCCGAGGGACCGTCGGGGACGTCGCGCCACCAGCGGATCTCGTCGCTGGGCACGGCGAGGGAGACGAGCACTTCGCGGGCCGACGGGGCGGCGCAGCGGGCGAGTGCGGTCAGTGCCTCGCCGAGCAGGTCGTCGCTGTCGGGGAACGCCCTGCTCTCCGGTACGAGCAGGCTCGTACCGCCGCCGGAGGATCCCGGCAGGGTCCAGCGCGCGTAGCGCCCGGCCGCTCCTCCGCGCCGCTGCCAGCCGTGCCGGTCGAGCAGCGCGCCGAGTACGGCGGGGTCGACCTGGCCGGGGTCGGGGCCTTCCCCGACGTCCCAGATTCCGGATGTGTCGCTCGGGTGTGGTCGTACGGGCTCGTCGATCGGCCGGTGCATCAGGGTCTCCCTCCAACCCCGACCCGGGTCATGATCTCGCAGAGTGCTCGGTCGTCGAATATCCGCGAGGTCGGGATCCGCACGGTCGTCCTGCGCCTGCCTGTCACCGGGTGTCCGGCCAGGTTGGTCCAGTAGCAGCAGTGCCGCAGGTCGAGGCGGTCGTGGCTGGCGCGCAGCCAGTCGTCCTGGGTCCGCGGTACGAGCATCACGACCAGGATCTTGTGCACGGAGACCGGGCTGCGGGCGAGCTTCTCCAGGTGGGGGTTGTCGAGCGTGAAGGAGAAGGCGGGTCCTGCCGGGTGCGGCGGGATCTGGTACGTGCACTTGAGCTGCACTTTGATGGTGACTTCGTCGTCGACCGTGTGCCCGGGGGCGCTGTGGCTCACGTGCCAGTCGATGCCGTTGTCCGGAAAGGGCTGTGAGAGGGAGCATCCGGCGGCTGCCGCGACCGCGTGCAGGTAGCCCACCTGGAGTGTCTCCATGCAGGCGGTGGTGGCGAGAGCGCCGCGCAGTGACGTGGTCCGTCCGGGCAGCAGCCCTCCCCCGTGGCTCTGGGCACGGGACGTTCCCCCAGGTTCGGGCTGCGCGAGCGCCATGGCTGACGAGTGCCTTCCGGGCCGTGCCGGTCAGTTCCCCGCGACGCGCCGTCAACTGCGCGTCCCGTCAACTGTGTTGTCTCCGTACCACCTCGGCCGTAAACGGCGTACCGCACAAACGACCCGGGTATCACCGATTCGGGCAGGGGACGCACGCCATCTGCCAAGGTAGCAAGAGGAGTTCGCCATGACGTGCTGGTACGAAGGACCCTTGGCCGCGTTCGACACCGAGACGACGGGGGTGGATGTCGAGGAGGACCGCATCGTGTCGGCTGCCCTGGTCGTGCAGGACATGCCGGGCGCGCGGGTGCGGGTGACCCGCTGGCTGGTGAATCCGGGGATTCCCGTGCCCGCGGAGGCCACCGAGATCCAT from Streptomyces spiramyceticus carries:
- a CDS encoding DUF4365 domain-containing protein — encoded protein: MALAQPEPGGTSRAQSHGGGLLPGRTTSLRGALATTACMETLQVGYLHAVAAAAGCSLSQPFPDNGIDWHVSHSAPGHTVDDEVTIKVQLKCTYQIPPHPAGPAFSFTLDNPHLEKLARSPVSVHKILVVMLVPRTQDDWLRASHDRLDLRHCCYWTNLAGHPVTGRRRTTVRIPTSRIFDDRALCEIMTRVGVGGRP